One part of the Phycisphaerae bacterium genome encodes these proteins:
- a CDS encoding class I SAM-dependent rRNA methyltransferase yields MSREPHHVEPPPDARSPWVLLRSASLHPFVYRKMVRSADPAARPGDIVNLYDKSGRYFGRGLYNPRSQIVVRILTHEDIPVDTAFWRARLERAVALRRRLDLDAATDAYRLVHAEGDGLSGLIVERYADSLVFEVFSLAMFQRARELGTLLAEVLGPPTSLDRPDRASPTWRMFLRADPRVERLEGFTVPVHPDLPGGDASTRLTIREHGIRYRVDVKEGHKTGFFCDQRDNRRRLATLCRDAEVLDLCCYTGGFALCAQKLGGARAVTGVDLDEAAIAIARENANLNQTRVDFVYADAFTYVRQMLANQRQFDVVVLDPPKLVTYREEYEDALRKYGDMNALALQVVRPGGVFVTCSCSGLVSRSAFLETVRRAAQRAGRALQLFDQSGAAPDHPMLLDCPESAYLKVLWFRVL; encoded by the coding sequence GTGTCGCGTGAGCCGCACCACGTCGAACCCCCGCCGGACGCCCGGTCGCCCTGGGTCCTCCTGCGCTCCGCGTCGCTGCACCCGTTCGTCTACCGCAAGATGGTCCGCTCCGCCGACCCCGCCGCCCGGCCCGGCGACATCGTCAACCTGTACGACAAATCCGGTCGCTACTTCGGCCGCGGCCTGTACAACCCGCGTTCGCAGATCGTCGTCCGCATCCTCACGCACGAGGACATTCCCGTCGACACGGCGTTCTGGCGTGCCCGTCTGGAGCGGGCAGTCGCCCTCCGCCGCCGCCTCGACCTCGACGCCGCCACGGACGCGTATCGCCTCGTTCACGCCGAGGGCGACGGCCTCAGCGGCCTGATCGTGGAGCGCTACGCCGACAGCCTCGTGTTCGAGGTCTTCTCGCTGGCGATGTTCCAGCGCGCCCGCGAGCTCGGCACGCTGCTCGCGGAGGTGCTCGGCCCGCCGACATCGCTCGACCGCCCGGACCGTGCGTCGCCGACCTGGCGGATGTTCCTCCGCGCCGACCCGCGCGTTGAACGGCTCGAAGGCTTCACCGTCCCCGTGCATCCCGATCTGCCGGGCGGCGATGCATCGACCCGCCTCACGATCCGCGAGCACGGCATCCGCTACCGCGTCGATGTCAAGGAGGGGCACAAGACCGGCTTCTTCTGCGACCAGCGCGACAACCGCCGCCGGCTGGCGACGCTTTGCCGCGACGCGGAAGTGCTCGACCTGTGCTGTTACACCGGCGGGTTTGCGCTCTGTGCGCAGAAGCTGGGCGGCGCGCGGGCCGTCACCGGCGTGGACCTCGACGAGGCCGCGATCGCCATTGCGCGCGAAAACGCCAATCTCAACCAGACGCGCGTCGATTTCGTGTACGCCGACGCGTTCACGTATGTGCGGCAGATGCTCGCGAACCAGCGACAGTTCGACGTGGTCGTCCTCGATCCACCGAAGCTGGTCACGTATCGCGAGGAATACGAGGACGCGTTGCGGAAGTACGGCGACATGAACGCACTCGCGCTGCAGGTGGTCCGTCCCGGCGGCGTGTTCGTGACGTGCAGTTGCAGCGGGCTGGTGTCGCGCAGTGCGTTTCTCGAGACGGTGCGGCGCGCGGCGCAGCGTGCTGGGCGTGCGCTGCAATTGTTCGATCAAAGCGGCGCGGCCCCGGATCATCCGATGCTGCTGGACTGCCCCGAGTCGGCGTATCTGAAAGTGCTCTGGTTCCGCGTGCTTTAA
- the topA gene encoding type I DNA topoisomerase, whose protein sequence is MTKRKTEGKALVIVESPAKAKTINKYLGHDYVVKASLGHVRDLPTKDFGIDVSDDFKPTYEIVKGRAKVVDELRRLAKEAPTVYLATDLDREGEAIAWHLVEALNLPENRVRRVIFNAITRAAITEAFAHPHEIDHDRVNAQQARRILDRIVGYELSPLLWKKIAKGLSAGRVQSVAVRLIVEREREIRAFVPEESWKIVAYLVGDASATAACRPPWREFLRTGERTQKDIQAWLGEHGCLRTELVEVGGQPFSATNAEQARAVAEALGLVVERVDRRPWDEYRHLHLEQAALIGTFDEGRALRLAVSDLNTKRTTTRPPAPFTTASLQQQASTTLRFAASRTMRIAQSLYEGIDLNGEGPVGLITYMRTDSTNLAPEAVAAARAYIAAEYGPQYVPEKPNVYGKRQERAQEAHEAIRPTELQHPPERVRKALNAEQFKLYELIWKRFIACQMVPAQWDSTSVSVTCPTSQGPARFAGNGRKLVFDGFLRVAGVSSEDQLLPALATGQPVGLLDLEAKQQFTSPPPRYTEASLVKTLEAEGIGRPSTYATIIDTIQSRGYVEQDDRKFCPTALGELVTDKLIQHFPKIMDVKFTSYMEDELDKIEDAHLDWVRVLHEFHDPFCELLLRAGEEMETVRSQPSAHQCPLCESPMVYRWSKTGRFLACSAYPKCKGTLNVDRHGCPVQPKTSSHVCEQCGKPMVVRQSRSGYFLGCSAYPLCRQTIPCNEEGEPLRLVQEAELQRPCDVCGNGTMIVKRKGQRAFLGCNRYPECKNTASLPDGVRLEKKPTPPPEQAGVNCTKCGRPMVVRSGRRGKFVACSGFPKCRQTMPLEKLDEARAAAPASAAAPAAIASPPGPAGQPWRPGDAPPPGFALTRTGRPVVEVLPEPGTLRCPECGSTMELKRGRFGPFFSCSNFPQCKFNSNLRGEAKKQADELMPAPVRPKPIVTDIPCDECGQPMVIRAGRRGKFLGCSGYPKCKGTKELPPGYLNGKAEPVGAER, encoded by the coding sequence ATGACCAAGCGCAAGACCGAAGGCAAGGCTCTGGTGATCGTCGAATCCCCCGCGAAGGCCAAGACGATCAACAAGTACCTCGGCCACGACTATGTCGTGAAGGCCTCCCTGGGGCACGTGCGCGACCTGCCGACCAAGGACTTCGGAATCGATGTAAGCGACGATTTCAAGCCGACTTACGAGATTGTGAAAGGGCGTGCCAAGGTCGTGGACGAACTTCGGCGGCTGGCCAAGGAGGCCCCGACCGTCTACCTCGCGACCGACTTGGACCGCGAGGGCGAGGCCATCGCCTGGCACCTTGTCGAGGCGCTGAACCTGCCAGAGAATCGCGTCCGGCGTGTCATCTTCAATGCCATTACGCGGGCTGCCATTACGGAAGCTTTTGCGCATCCGCACGAAATCGATCACGATCGGGTCAACGCGCAACAGGCCCGCCGCATCCTGGACCGCATCGTCGGCTACGAGCTCAGCCCTTTATTGTGGAAGAAGATTGCGAAAGGGCTTTCGGCCGGCCGCGTGCAGTCGGTGGCCGTCCGTCTCATCGTCGAGCGCGAGCGCGAAATCCGCGCGTTCGTCCCCGAAGAAAGCTGGAAGATCGTCGCCTATCTCGTCGGTGACGCGAGTGCTACTGCCGCCTGTAGGCCGCCTTGGCGCGAATTCCTTCGCACCGGCGAGCGCACCCAGAAGGACATTCAGGCCTGGCTCGGTGAGCACGGCTGCCTGCGCACCGAGCTCGTCGAAGTGGGTGGCCAGCCGTTTAGCGCGACCAACGCCGAGCAGGCCCGTGCCGTCGCCGAGGCGCTCGGGCTCGTCGTTGAACGCGTCGATCGGCGGCCCTGGGATGAATACCGTCACTTGCACCTCGAGCAGGCCGCGCTGATCGGCACGTTCGACGAGGGCCGCGCCCTGCGACTCGCCGTTTCCGACCTGAACACGAAGCGCACCACGACGCGCCCGCCGGCCCCGTTCACCACGGCCAGCCTCCAGCAGCAGGCGAGCACCACGCTGCGCTTCGCCGCCTCGCGCACGATGCGTATCGCGCAGTCCCTTTACGAAGGCATCGATCTCAACGGCGAGGGCCCCGTCGGTCTCATCACCTATATGCGTACCGACTCCACGAACCTCGCCCCGGAGGCCGTCGCCGCCGCCCGCGCGTACATCGCGGCCGAATACGGCCCGCAGTACGTGCCGGAAAAGCCGAACGTCTATGGCAAGCGCCAGGAGCGCGCGCAGGAAGCCCACGAGGCCATCCGCCCGACGGAGCTGCAGCATCCGCCGGAGCGCGTCCGCAAGGCCCTCAATGCCGAGCAGTTCAAGCTCTACGAACTCATCTGGAAGCGGTTCATTGCGTGCCAGATGGTCCCCGCGCAGTGGGACTCCACGTCGGTCTCGGTGACCTGTCCGACGTCGCAGGGCCCCGCGCGCTTCGCCGGCAACGGCCGCAAGCTGGTGTTCGACGGGTTCCTCCGGGTGGCCGGCGTGTCCAGCGAAGACCAGCTCCTGCCGGCGCTCGCGACCGGTCAGCCCGTCGGGCTGCTCGACCTCGAAGCGAAGCAGCAGTTCACCTCGCCGCCGCCGCGCTACACCGAAGCCTCGCTTGTCAAGACACTGGAGGCCGAGGGCATCGGGCGGCCGAGCACGTACGCCACGATCATTGACACGATTCAGAGCCGCGGCTACGTCGAGCAGGACGATCGCAAGTTCTGCCCGACCGCGCTCGGCGAGCTGGTGACCGACAAGCTCATTCAGCACTTCCCGAAGATCATGGACGTGAAGTTCACGTCGTACATGGAAGACGAGCTCGACAAGATCGAAGATGCGCACCTTGACTGGGTGCGCGTCCTGCACGAGTTCCACGATCCGTTCTGCGAGCTGCTGCTCAGGGCCGGCGAGGAGATGGAGACCGTCCGCAGCCAGCCCAGCGCGCACCAATGCCCGCTGTGCGAGTCGCCGATGGTCTATCGCTGGAGCAAGACCGGCCGCTTCCTCGCGTGCAGCGCGTATCCCAAGTGCAAGGGCACGCTGAACGTCGATCGCCACGGCTGCCCGGTGCAGCCAAAGACCTCCAGCCATGTTTGCGAGCAGTGCGGCAAGCCGATGGTCGTGCGCCAGTCGCGCTCCGGCTATTTCCTCGGCTGCAGCGCCTACCCGCTCTGCCGCCAGACCATCCCCTGCAACGAGGAAGGCGAGCCCCTGCGTCTGGTGCAGGAAGCTGAGCTGCAGCGCCCCTGCGACGTCTGCGGCAACGGCACGATGATCGTGAAACGCAAGGGCCAGCGCGCCTTTCTGGGCTGCAACCGCTATCCCGAATGCAAGAACACCGCGAGCCTGCCTGACGGCGTGCGCCTGGAGAAGAAGCCCACGCCGCCGCCCGAGCAGGCCGGCGTCAATTGCACCAAGTGCGGCCGGCCAATGGTCGTGCGCTCCGGCCGCCGCGGGAAGTTCGTTGCCTGCTCCGGCTTCCCGAAGTGCCGCCAGACGATGCCGCTCGAAAAGCTCGATGAAGCCCGCGCCGCCGCACCGGCCAGCGCGGCCGCGCCCGCGGCGATTGCTTCGCCGCCCGGCCCCGCGGGCCAGCCCTGGCGCCCGGGCGACGCGCCGCCGCCGGGGTTTGCGTTGACCCGGACGGGCCGGCCGGTGGTCGAAGTGCTGCCGGAGCCGGGGACGCTGCGCTGTCCGGAGTGCGGCAGCACGATGGAGCTGAAGCGCGGCCGCTTCGGCCCGTTTTTCTCGTGCAGCAATTTCCCGCAGTGCAAGTTCAACTCGAACCTGCGCGGCGAAGCGAAGAAACAGGCAGACGAGCTGATGCCTGCGCCGGTCCGTCCGAAGCCGATCGTGACGGACATCCCGTGCGACGAATGTGGCCAGCCGATGGTCATTCGCGCCGGCCGCCGCGGCAAGTTCCTCGGCTGCAGTGGCTACCCGAAGTGCAAAGGTACGAAGGAACTCCCGCCCGGCTACCTCAACGGCAAAGCTGAACCGGTCGGGGCGGAGCGGTAG
- the thrC gene encoding threonine synthase, giving the protein MTEPLRYYSTNHDVPPVTLDAALLQGQAADRGLFMPESFPAFSAAELATLRGKPYPEVAFALLKPYTRGVFDGATLRELCADAYDFAVPTEHVTRNWHLLRLDRGPTASFKDFAARMMARWMGVLMRQQGGDLVILTATSGDTGSAVAHAYHSVPHVRVVVLFPPAEVSDRQRKQMTTIGGNVTTIAVDGQFDDCQAMVKQAFADPALRAIRLSSANSINIGRLLPQSVYYVYAYVNLADAASGEPVTICVPSGNFGDMMGAVIARRMGLPIARLVIATNANDEVPNFLRTGRYQKIAPSRVCISNAMNVGHPSNLARLVDAYGGHMDETGGLRRPPDMDRMRRDLYAVSIPDDETRATIKDAYDRYGVILEPHGAVGWAGLMRYFRDEPAAAERLAISVETAHPAKFPEEIQATIGVDPEVPPSLAGLEKKPESYEHLPAAYEPFRAWLQARFTT; this is encoded by the coding sequence ATGACCGAACCACTGCGATATTACAGCACCAACCATGACGTGCCGCCCGTGACCTTGGACGCGGCCCTGCTGCAGGGCCAGGCCGCCGATCGCGGGCTGTTCATGCCGGAATCATTCCCGGCGTTCTCGGCCGCCGAATTGGCCACGTTGCGGGGCAAGCCGTACCCGGAGGTCGCATTCGCGCTGCTCAAGCCGTACACGCGCGGCGTGTTCGACGGCGCGACGCTACGGGAATTGTGCGCGGACGCATACGACTTTGCGGTGCCGACCGAGCACGTAACGCGCAACTGGCATCTGCTGCGGCTGGATCGCGGCCCGACCGCGTCGTTTAAGGACTTCGCCGCCCGCATGATGGCCCGCTGGATGGGCGTGCTGATGCGGCAGCAGGGGGGCGACCTTGTCATCCTGACCGCGACGTCGGGCGACACCGGCAGCGCCGTCGCGCACGCGTACCACAGCGTGCCGCATGTGCGTGTCGTCGTGCTGTTCCCGCCGGCCGAGGTGTCCGACCGGCAACGCAAGCAGATGACGACGATCGGCGGCAACGTGACGACGATCGCCGTAGATGGGCAGTTCGACGATTGCCAGGCAATGGTGAAGCAGGCGTTCGCCGACCCGGCCCTGCGGGCGATCCGGCTCAGCTCGGCGAACTCGATCAACATCGGCCGGCTGTTGCCGCAAAGCGTGTATTACGTGTACGCGTACGTGAATCTGGCGGACGCCGCCAGCGGCGAGCCGGTCACGATCTGCGTGCCGTCGGGCAATTTCGGCGACATGATGGGGGCCGTCATCGCGCGGCGCATGGGGCTGCCGATCGCGCGGCTGGTCATCGCGACAAATGCGAACGACGAGGTGCCGAATTTCCTGCGCACGGGGCGCTATCAGAAGATCGCGCCGTCGCGCGTGTGCATCTCGAACGCGATGAACGTCGGCCACCCGTCGAACCTCGCGCGGCTCGTCGATGCCTACGGCGGCCACATGGACGAGACCGGCGGACTGCGCCGGCCGCCGGACATGGACCGCATGCGTCGCGACCTGTACGCCGTCAGCATTCCGGACGACGAGACGCGTGCGACGATCAAGGACGCGTACGACCGCTACGGCGTAATCCTGGAGCCGCACGGCGCGGTCGGCTGGGCGGGCTTGATGCGCTATTTCCGCGACGAGCCCGCGGCGGCGGAGCGCTTGGCGATCAGCGTGGAGACGGCGCATCCGGCGAAGTTCCCGGAAGAGATCCAGGCGACGATCGGCGTCGATCCGGAGGTGCCGCCCAGCCTGGCGGGCCTGGAAAAGAAGCCGGAGTCCTACGAGCACTTGCCAGCGGCGTACGAGCCATTCCGAGCTTGGCTGCAAGCACGGTTCACAACGTAG
- a CDS encoding O-acetylhomoserine aminocarboxypropyltransferase/cysteine synthase: MYGNEDVHITPGMQRYIEHNNDYLARRAQYIRDVVKKWKFDTIAVHGLYSVQDALDDYQGAIIEPVFMSSSQAYRDSDEMAAALAYLIPTWCYSRIANPSTYYYEWTLALLEGYGFSGETGCCSTSSGMAAIMTAVQPFLVHRFHKKLEPRNFIATAQCYGGTFQQFNVRLAEERDIECRWVQDPTNMDEWASKIDQNTRFLYGELPSNPGQGFFDIAAVADLAHSHNLPLICDTTVASPALLRPICHGADIVVQSATKSLTTSGFGVAGAVIARQNVTTNLDNDDLKRDFAAYVKYLPNRDYGPNLHPMQAILTLNDMRTLRSKMDLMSRNTMKVAEFLQGHPQIAGVQYLGLPDHPLHELASRYMWLVDAEYDELYGKPVNRYGHLMSFRVKGGPEAARKFFDGLQRIWRATDLGRIKSVATIPAISTHQQQGEAGRCLANISPDMVRLCVGAEHPDDVIADLDQALAKLKTKAALQPARAK, encoded by the coding sequence GTGTACGGCAACGAAGACGTCCACATCACGCCGGGGATGCAGCGGTATATCGAGCACAACAACGATTACCTGGCCCGCCGGGCGCAATACATCCGCGACGTGGTCAAGAAATGGAAGTTCGACACGATCGCCGTCCACGGCCTGTACTCGGTCCAGGACGCGCTCGACGACTACCAGGGCGCGATCATCGAGCCGGTGTTCATGAGTTCGTCGCAGGCCTACCGCGACTCGGACGAGATGGCGGCGGCGCTGGCGTATCTGATCCCGACATGGTGCTACTCGCGCATCGCCAACCCCTCCACGTATTATTACGAGTGGACACTTGCCCTGCTCGAAGGGTACGGCTTCAGCGGCGAGACCGGCTGCTGCTCCACGTCGTCCGGCATGGCCGCGATCATGACCGCCGTCCAGCCGTTCCTGGTGCACCGCTTCCACAAGAAGCTCGAGCCGCGCAACTTCATCGCCACGGCCCAGTGCTACGGCGGGACGTTCCAGCAATTCAACGTCCGGCTGGCGGAAGAGCGTGACATCGAGTGCCGCTGGGTCCAGGACCCCACGAACATGGACGAATGGGCCTCCAAGATCGACCAGAACACGCGGTTCCTGTACGGCGAGCTGCCCAGCAACCCCGGCCAGGGCTTCTTCGACATCGCCGCGGTCGCCGACCTGGCGCACAGCCACAACCTGCCGCTGATCTGCGACACCACGGTCGCGTCGCCGGCCCTGTTGCGCCCGATCTGCCACGGGGCGGACATCGTCGTGCAGTCGGCGACCAAGAGCCTCACGACGAGCGGCTTCGGGGTGGCCGGCGCGGTGATCGCGCGGCAGAACGTCACGACCAACCTCGACAATGACGACCTGAAGCGGGATTTCGCGGCGTACGTCAAATATCTGCCGAACCGCGATTACGGCCCTAACCTGCATCCGATGCAGGCGATCCTGACGCTGAACGACATGCGGACCTTGCGGTCGAAGATGGACCTGATGAGCCGCAACACGATGAAGGTGGCCGAGTTCCTGCAGGGGCACCCGCAAATCGCCGGCGTGCAGTACCTGGGTCTGCCGGACCATCCGCTGCACGAGCTGGCCAGCCGGTACATGTGGCTCGTGGACGCGGAGTACGACGAGCTGTACGGCAAGCCGGTGAACCGCTACGGCCACCTGATGTCGTTCCGCGTCAAGGGCGGCCCCGAGGCGGCCCGCAAGTTCTTCGACGGGCTGCAGCGCATCTGGCGGGCCACCGACCTCGGCCGCATCAAGAGCGTCGCCACGATTCCGGCGATCTCGACGCACCAGCAGCAAGGCGAGGCCGGCCGCTGCCTGGCGAATATCTCGCCGGACATGGTCCGCTTGTGCGTGGGGGCCGAGCACCCGGACGACGTCATCGCCGACTTGGACCAGGCGCTGGCGAAGCTGAAGACGAAGGCGGCTTTGCAGCCGGCGCGCGCCAAGTAG
- a CDS encoding tetratricopeptide repeat protein, which translates to MQVNTNYSLTSLWGTPKSGTGTSTATVRLVSRTDGSTFGPATDVSVNENAPNITGFTDYTALGSSGLWQFDLTGVLNATPTGLGEATVSADQQKAEEKAVALAYEYIDQLQYDSARKLLQSVLDQNARNSAALRALGYVSIGEGDYQGAEELFLKAHAINPSLGYDSDAQIARILQKDDPSVLVAARGMLATTSQRKAGRQLLIALTERSPRNTAAHMLLGETLLKQGDTLNGLMQYSSAITNADTGELSQLASRFERMASEKPGSAFVQQLLGKVQLRQGDYDAALETLTHATQIAEDPTPYQATLAQAYIGRGRAKLTSRDIPGAMADFTQAQTLDPTGRDTKAAVAEGRVAQAEEYSRRGDYRAAKDAYRALSELLAENRNQALKTRAAAGAYAVGRALERRRIAAGAEIDSEVTVFQTAYDLDPENKAYKRKLAETRNAIGDQLYATDKYQEAAQSYNRARELYKYDKTYKSNTINAFVKYGDERAANLNYGDAIEAYRQAYLVDTYNAEVKQKLATQYNARGLDYVSWEKYKLAALDFKEALRLFPGNAEYQANYNRYSAWDTTNDEE; encoded by the coding sequence ATGCAGGTCAACACAAACTACAGCCTGACCAGCCTGTGGGGCACACCCAAGTCCGGCACCGGCACCAGCACCGCCACCGTGCGTCTGGTCAGCCGGACCGACGGCTCAACCTTCGGTCCCGCCACCGACGTCTCCGTCAACGAGAACGCGCCGAACATCACGGGGTTCACCGACTACACCGCGCTGGGCAGCTCCGGGCTGTGGCAGTTCGATCTGACCGGCGTGCTGAACGCGACCCCGACCGGGCTGGGCGAGGCCACCGTCTCCGCGGATCAGCAGAAGGCCGAAGAAAAGGCCGTCGCGCTGGCCTACGAGTACATTGACCAACTGCAATATGACTCGGCCCGCAAGCTGCTCCAGAGCGTGCTGGACCAGAACGCGCGCAACTCCGCCGCGCTGCGAGCACTGGGTTATGTGAGCATCGGCGAGGGCGACTACCAGGGCGCAGAGGAACTGTTCCTCAAGGCGCACGCGATCAACCCGTCGCTGGGGTATGACAGCGACGCACAGATCGCGCGGATTCTTCAGAAGGACGACCCGTCCGTGCTCGTCGCGGCGCGCGGCATGCTGGCCACCACGAGCCAGCGCAAGGCCGGCCGGCAGCTGCTGATCGCGCTGACCGAGCGCAGCCCCCGGAACACGGCCGCGCACATGCTGCTGGGCGAAACGCTGCTGAAGCAGGGCGACACGCTGAACGGCCTGATGCAGTACAGTTCCGCGATCACCAATGCCGACACCGGCGAGCTCAGCCAGCTCGCATCCCGCTTCGAGCGGATGGCCAGCGAGAAACCGGGCAGCGCGTTCGTGCAGCAACTGCTGGGCAAGGTGCAATTGCGCCAGGGGGACTACGACGCGGCGCTGGAGACGCTCACGCATGCCACGCAGATCGCCGAGGATCCGACCCCCTATCAGGCCACGCTGGCCCAGGCGTACATCGGCCGCGGGCGCGCCAAGCTGACCAGCCGCGACATCCCCGGCGCCATGGCCGACTTCACACAGGCCCAGACGCTCGATCCGACCGGGCGCGACACCAAGGCCGCCGTCGCCGAGGGCCGTGTCGCACAGGCCGAGGAATACAGCCGGCGCGGCGACTACCGGGCGGCGAAGGATGCGTACCGCGCGCTCAGCGAACTGCTCGCCGAAAACCGTAACCAGGCGCTCAAGACGCGCGCGGCGGCCGGGGCCTACGCGGTGGGCCGCGCGCTCGAGCGCCGCCGGATCGCCGCCGGCGCGGAGATCGACAGCGAAGTGACGGTGTTCCAGACGGCGTACGATCTGGATCCGGAGAACAAGGCGTACAAGCGCAAGCTGGCCGAGACGCGCAACGCGATCGGAGACCAGCTCTACGCCACCGACAAGTACCAGGAGGCGGCCCAGTCGTACAATCGCGCGCGCGAACTCTACAAGTACGACAAGACATACAAGTCCAACACGATTAACGCGTTCGTCAAGTACGGCGACGAGCGGGCGGCGAACCTGAACTACGGCGACGCGATCGAGGCGTATCGGCAGGCGTACCTGGTCGACACGTACAACGCGGAAGTGAAGCAGAAGCTGGCGACCCAGTACAACGCGCGCGGCCTGGACTACGTGAGCTGGGAGAAGTACAAGCTCGCCGCGCTGGACTTCAAGGAAGCGCTGCGGCTCTTCCCGGGCAACGCGGAGTACCAGGCGAACTACAACAGGTACAGCGCCTGGGACACTACGAACGATGAGGAATAG
- a CDS encoding aspartyl protease family protein codes for MSLPPAVVVMMLLFPAGDQSENPWKAKVPAAVQRAERDGSVAAIREAFDVTWRADDWRAGLTLADLAQQKHPDAPTLLAPAVRALWRGGRIADAERLFARLPADTSDLIALRTGIELNLVRSRFTEVEERATRLARLKPESAEDLYAVFAARFALNQLDGLPAILRRAEKLSDSAHGYPEMYVQEAIEGLAEFLDAVGTQPLNQIAAHGAAPMPPLVLLNLPSCEVFINGRGPYRMVVDTGGSLTVALDQEVAHEIGLKSIASSSVRGVSGKQATGQVLIDELQIGTIKCRRVVTRTFDVRGAIMNAADGIIGTGIFANGRMTLDFVGGQLIIAPSGAQPAAGHETELRLVADSKLIVPVTLEGQPAVAMLDTGADAVALAPTRLTELFPDRPVRKFDTGLALGVGGEQTPSITVGSGVALEFAGRKFENYSGLGLDVLDDVLGPVLGVRIDILIGMPAFREMKSCTVDFPHGRMWVDWLKGE; via the coding sequence ATGTCTTTGCCGCCAGCCGTGGTTGTCATGATGTTGCTGTTCCCCGCGGGCGACCAGTCCGAGAACCCCTGGAAGGCCAAAGTCCCCGCCGCGGTGCAGCGCGCCGAGCGCGACGGTAGCGTGGCGGCGATCCGTGAGGCGTTCGACGTGACTTGGCGGGCCGACGACTGGCGTGCCGGGCTCACACTCGCCGACCTCGCGCAGCAGAAGCATCCCGACGCCCCGACGCTGCTCGCCCCCGCCGTGCGCGCCCTGTGGCGCGGGGGGCGCATCGCGGACGCCGAGCGCCTCTTCGCCAGACTGCCGGCGGACACGTCGGATCTGATCGCGCTGCGCACGGGCATTGAGCTGAACCTGGTACGCAGCCGGTTCACGGAGGTCGAGGAGCGCGCGACGCGCCTGGCCAGGCTCAAGCCGGAATCGGCCGAGGATCTTTACGCCGTCTTTGCGGCCCGCTTCGCGTTGAATCAACTGGACGGCCTGCCCGCGATCCTGCGCCGGGCGGAAAAGCTCAGCGACTCCGCGCACGGCTACCCGGAGATGTACGTGCAGGAAGCGATCGAAGGATTGGCCGAGTTCCTCGACGCCGTCGGGACGCAGCCGCTCAATCAGATCGCGGCGCACGGCGCGGCGCCGATGCCGCCGCTGGTGCTGCTGAACCTGCCGAGCTGCGAGGTGTTCATCAACGGGCGCGGCCCATACCGCATGGTCGTCGACACCGGCGGCAGCCTCACCGTCGCGCTGGACCAGGAAGTCGCGCACGAGATCGGCCTTAAATCCATCGCGTCCTCCAGTGTTCGCGGGGTGTCCGGCAAGCAGGCAACCGGCCAGGTCCTGATTGATGAGCTTCAAATCGGCACGATCAAGTGCCGGCGCGTCGTCACGCGGACGTTCGACGTGCGTGGCGCGATAATGAACGCCGCCGACGGCATCATCGGCACGGGCATCTTTGCGAACGGACGCATGACGCTCGATTTCGTCGGTGGGCAACTGATCATCGCGCCCTCCGGCGCGCAGCCGGCCGCCGGGCACGAGACCGAGCTTCGCCTCGTCGCGGATTCCAAGCTCATCGTGCCGGTGACGCTGGAAGGTCAACCCGCGGTGGCGATGCTCGACACCGGGGCCGATGCCGTCGCGCTCGCGCCCACGCGGCTGACCGAGCTGTTCCCCGATCGCCCCGTCCGCAAGTTCGATACCGGCCTCGCGCTGGGCGTGGGCGGCGAACAGACGCCGAGCATCACCGTCGGTTCCGGCGTCGCGTTGGAGTTCGCGGGGCGCAAGTTCGAGAACTACAGCGGGCTGGGGCTGGACGTGCTGGACGACGTGCTCGGCCCGGTGCTGGGCGTCCGCATCGACATCCTGATTGGCATGCCGGCGTTCCGGGAGATGAAGAGCTGTACGGTGGATTTCCCCCACGGCCGAATGTGGGTCGACTGGCTCAAGGGCGAGTAG